A genomic window from Canis lupus dingo isolate Sandy chromosome 13, ASM325472v2, whole genome shotgun sequence includes:
- the HGH1 gene encoding protein HGH1 homolog, producing the protein MGEARGGAGAGASGGGLSPSAPRMPEAGAEAEVATLLPFLAPGARADLRAEAVRHVLALTGSGPGRALLAGQALLLRALVELAAAPAPAPARDAARALVNLAAEPGLHEPLLEAEPALPARLLGRALDPEWPWAEEAAAVLANLSREPAPCAALMAALAAAGPGGSGLERLVRALCTPGYNARAPLHYLGPVLSNLSQRPAARAFLLDPDRCVVQRLLPLTQFPDSSVRRGGVVGTLRNCCFEHRHHEWLLGPKVDILPFLLLPLAGPEDFSEEEMERLPVDLQYLPPDKQREPDADIRKMLIEAIMLLTATVFGRQQVRNQGAYLILRELHSWEPEPDVQVACEKLIQVLIGDEPEQGMDNLLEVQVPEDVERQLQRLDQQEQEQHSRKHPEELAPEPQAQGAAPT; encoded by the exons ATGGGGGAGGCccgggggggcgcgggcgcgggcgcgtcGGGGGGCGGGCTGTCTCCCTCAGCGCCGCGGATGCCGGAGGCCGGCGCGGAGGCGGAGGTGGCGACGCTGCTGCCCTTCCTGGCGCCCGGGGCCCGGGCGGACCTGCGGGCCGAGGCGGTGCGGCACGTGCTGGCGCTGACGGGCTCCGGGCCCGGGCGGGCGCTGCTGGCCGGCCAGGCGCTGCTGCTGCGGGCGCTGGTGGAGCtggcggcggccccggccccggcccccgcccgcgaCGCCGCTCGCGCGCTCGTCAACCTGGCCGCGGAGCCTGGGCTGCACGAGCCGCTGCTGGAGGCTGAGCCCGCGCTGCCCGCCCGCCTGCTCGGCCGCGCCCTGGACCCAGAGTGGCCCTGGGCGGAGGAGGCGGCCGCCGTGCTCGCCAACCTCAGCCGCGAGCCGGCGCCGTGTGCCGCGCTGATGGCCGCGCTggcggccgcggggccggggggctcGGGCCTGGAGCGGCTGGTACGCGCGCTCTGCACGCCCGGCTACAACGCCCGGGCGCCCCTGCACTACCTGGGGCCGGTGCTCTCCAACCTCAGCCAGCGCCCCGCCGCGCGGGCCTTCCTGCTGGACCCCGACAG GTGCGTGGTCCAGCGGctgctgcccctcacccagtTCCCAGACTCCTCGGTGCGCAGGGGCGGGGTGGTGGGGACCCTGCGAAACTGCTGCTTCGAGCATC GACACCACGAGTGGTTACTTGGGCCCAAAGTGGACATTCTCCCCTTCTTGCTGCTGCCACTGGCTGGGCCTGAGGACTTCTCTGAGGAGGAGATGGAGC GGCTGCCTGTTGACCTGCAGTACCTGCCGCCAGACAAGCAGCGGGAGCCTGATGCTGACATTCGAAAGATGCTCATTGAGGCCATCATGCTG CTGACAGCCACAGTGTTTGGTCGGCAGCAGGTGAGGAACCAGGGAGCCTATCTGATCCTGCGTGAGCTGCACAGCTGGGAGCCAGAGCCCGACGTGCAGGTGGCTTGTGAGAAGCTCATTCAG GTGCTCATTGGGGATGAGCCAGAGCAGGGCATGGATAACCTGCTGGAGGTACAGGTGCCTGAGGATGTGGAGCGGCAGCTGCAGCGGCTCGaccagcaggagcaggagcagcacaGCCGGAAGCACCCAGAGGAACTGGCCCCAGAGCCACAAGCACAGGGGGCAGCGCCCACCTGA